One Fusobacterium russii ATCC 25533 genomic region harbors:
- the pta gene encoding phosphate acetyltransferase → MSFLGQIRKKAMQANRRIVLPEANDARVIQATAEIIKQGLAQPILVGNPEAIATSARAYEVSLAGARIVDPYNFERMDDYIDKLVEIRSKKGMTREEAKRILETDLNFFGAMLVKMGDADGMVSGSASPTANVLRAGIQVIGTIPGVKTVSSVFIMELSQFKELFGSILVFGDCSVIPVPTSEQLADIATSAAETARKIAGINPRVALMTFSTKGSAKHECVDRVKEAGQILRSRNVQFRFDDELQADAALVKSIGEIKAPLSDVSGNANVLIFPTLSAGNIGYKLVERLAGAKAFGPIIQGLAAPINDLSRGCSVEDIVVLTAITSAQACTDCNF, encoded by the coding sequence ATGAGTTTTTTAGGACAAATAAGAAAAAAAGCAATGCAAGCTAATAGAAGAATAGTCCTTCCAGAAGCAAATGATGCAAGAGTAATACAGGCAACTGCTGAAATTATAAAGCAGGGATTAGCACAACCAATTCTTGTAGGAAATCCTGAAGCAATAGCAACCAGTGCAAGAGCTTATGAAGTATCATTAGCTGGAGCAAGAATTGTAGATCCATATAATTTTGAGAGAATGGATGACTACATAGATAAACTTGTAGAGATAAGATCTAAAAAAGGAATGACTCGTGAAGAGGCAAAGAGAATATTGGAAACAGATTTAAACTTTTTTGGAGCAATGTTGGTAAAAATGGGAGATGCAGATGGAATGGTTTCTGGATCAGCTTCACCTACAGCAAATGTACTAAGAGCAGGAATACAAGTCATAGGAACAATTCCCGGAGTAAAAACAGTTTCTTCTGTTTTCATAATGGAACTTTCTCAATTTAAAGAACTATTTGGAAGCATACTAGTATTCGGAGATTGTTCAGTTATACCTGTACCTACTTCAGAGCAATTAGCAGATATAGCTACATCAGCAGCAGAAACTGCAAGAAAAATAGCTGGTATTAATCCGAGAGTAGCATTAATGACTTTTTCTACAAAAGGTTCAGCAAAGCATGAATGCGTTGATAGAGTTAAAGAAGCAGGGCAAATTTTAAGATCTAGAAATGTTCAATTTAGATTTGATGATGAGCTACAAGCAGATGCAGCTTTAGTAAAATCAATAGGAGAAATTAAAGCTCCGTTATCAGATGTATCAGGAAATGCTAATGTATTAATTTTCCCTACTTTATCAGCTGGAAATATTGGATACAAATTAGTAGAAAGATTAGCAGGTGCAAAAGCATTTGGACCTATTATTCAAGGATTGGCCGCTCCGATAAACGACTTGTCAAGAGGTTGTTCGGTAGAAGACATAGTTGTATTAACGGCTATTACATCAGCACAAGCTTGTACAGATTGTAATTTTTAA